Below is a genomic region from Bordetella pertussis 18323.
TGGCTACACCACTACAACTGGCATCGACCCCACCAAGGCATCGGGCGCGCTGTACCCATCTCCAGACTCAACCTGGACGAATACAACCTATTGACAGTTCACAGCTACCGCTCGATCGACACGGCTGCCATCTATGGCAACGAGGCTGGCGTGGGCGAGGGGCTGCGCGCTGCGGGGGTAGCCCGCAAGGATTTGTTCGTCACCACCAAGCTGTGGAACGACCGGCATGGCTACGACGAGGCGCAGCGCGCCATGGACGAGAGCCTGCGCAAGCTGGGCCTGGCCTATGTCGACCTGTTCCTGATCCACTGGCCGGTGGCCGGCAGCGACAAGTTCGTCGATGCCTGGCGCGCCATGGTGGCGATGAAGGAGGACGGGCGCGCCCGCTCGATCGGCGTGTCCAATTTCACGATCGCCAATCTGCGGCGCCTGGTCGACGAGACCGGCGTGGTGCCGGCGGTCAACCAGGTCGAACTGCATCCGGGGTTCGCCCAGCGCGAGCTGCGCGCCTTCCATGCCGAACAGGGCATCGCCACCGAATCCTGGAGCCCGCTGGGCCAGGGCGCCGTCATGCACGACGCGACGCTGGCCGGGATCGCCGCGCGCCACGGCAAGTCGGCGGCGCAGGTGACGCTGCGCTGGCATCTGCAGAATGGCCTGATCGTGATTCCCAAGTCGGTGACGCCGGCGCGCATCCAGGCCAACATCGACGTATTCGACTTCGAATTGTCGGCCGACGAGATGGCCGATATCGACGCCTTGCCGGAAGGCCCGCGGCTCGGACCCGACCCCGCCACCTTCACCGGCTGATACCCGCGGCGCCGCCCCAGGGGGCGGCCAAGGAGCTTGGAGACCATGGAATACGTACGACTGGGCAGCACCGGACTGAAGGTGTCGCGCCTGTGCCTGGGATGCATGACCTACGGCGAGCCGGCGCGCGGCAACCACGCCTGGACGCTGGACGAGACGCAGAGCCGGCCGTTCTTTCGGCAGGCGCTGGATGCCGGCATCAATTTCTTCGATACCGCCAACAGCTACTCGGACGGCACCAGCGAGGAATTCCTGGGACGCGCCTTGCGCGAGTACGTGCCGCGCGACGAGGTGGTGGTGGCGACCAAGGTGTTCTTCCCCTTGCGCAAGGAACCCAACAGCGGCGGGTTGTCGCGCAAGGCCATCATGCGCGAGATCGACGCCAGCCTGCGGCGGCTCGGTACCGACTACGTGGACCTGTACCAGATTCACCGCTGGGACTACGACACGCCCATTGAGGAGACGCTGCAGGCGCTGCATGATGTGGTCAAGGCCGGCAAGGCGCGCTACATCGGCGCTTCCTCGATGCATGCCTGGCAGTTCGCCAAGGCGCTGTACCTGGCCGACCGGCATGGCTGGACGCGTTTTTCCACCATGCAGAACCACTACAACCTGCTGTACCGCGAGGAAGAGCGCGAGATGCTCAAGCTGTGCCGCGCCGAGGGCGTGGGCGTGCTGCCGTGGAGTCCGCTGGCGCGCGGGCGCCTGACGCGCGACTGGGCCGAGGGCAGCGCGCGCGCCGACACCGACGATGTGCTCAAGCGGCTGTACAGCGCCACCGAGCAGGCCGATCGCGGCGTCATCGACGCGGTGGGCGAGGTGGCGGCGCAGCGCGGCGTCTCGCGCGCGCAGGTGGCCATGGCCTGGCTGCTGCGTCAGCCGGCGGTGACCGCGCCCATCGTGGGGGCGAGCAAGCCGCGCCACCTGGAGGACGCGGTGGCGGCGCTGGCCCTGCGCCTGACCGACGAGGAGGCCGCGCGCCTGGAAGCGGCCTATGCGCCGCATCCGGTGGCCGGATTCGCTTAGCCGCCGCGGCGCGGGCCGGGCGCGGGACGGCGTTCGCGCGGGACGATCCAGAAGCGCGCGATCACCACCAGCAGCCAGGCCAGCGCCAGCCACGAGGCCCAGTGCCACACGCCGGTGCCCAGCAGGGCGGCGAGCAGCCCGAACACGCTGAGCGCGCCCAGCACGATGGGCATGCCCCAGACGAAATAGAAATGCTGGCGCGGCGTCATGCGGGCGTCCTTTGCGGTTCGGCTGCCTGCTGGTGGCGGCGCACCAGCTCGGCCACGCGTGCGTCGGTGGCCTTGCGGCGCGCCAGCCACAGGTAGAGGCCGCTGCCCAGCACCACGATGGTGATCAGGTCGAGCAGGGCCCAGATGATTTTCAGCGGCATGCCGCCGTAATCGCCGAAATGCAGCGGGCGCGACAGTTCCAGGACGGTGAGGTACCACGGCATTCTGGCGACGGCGGCCAGCTCGCCGGTCTTGCCGTCGACCAGCACCGGCGTGTTCAGCTTGGAGGTCAGCGGCGTATTGCCCTTGAGCCAGACGATGTAGTGCTGCGGGCTGCCGAAGGCATTGCCGGGATACGAGATGCCGGTCAGGGCGCGGTCGGGCACGGCCGCCAAGGCCGTGTCGGCGGCGCGCTGCGGCGCCGACAGCTCGGCCGGCCGCGGGACGGGCTTGCCTTGGTAAGGAGCCGTCATGGCCTGCAGTTCGGTCTGCTGCCAGAGGCGGAACAGCGGCGTGGACAACTCGTTGATGACGCCGGTCAGGCCGACGACGAAGGCCCAGACCAGGGTGACGATGCCCAGCAGGTTGTGCAGGTCCAGCCACTTCAGGCGGTTGGAACGCGAGGCGCGCACCGTGCCGAAATCCAGCTTCTTCATGAACGGACCGTACAGCACCACGCCCGAGACGATGGCGATGACGAACAGCAGGCCCATCAGGCCGAGAAACAGTTCGCCGGCCAGCCCGGCGTAGAGGTCCACGTGCAGCGCCAGCATGATGCCCATGAAGCTGAAGCGGTCGGCCGAATACTTGGGGCCGTCGTGCAGGATGTCGCCGGTGCGGGCGTCCACGCGCACCGCGTGGCCGGCCTCGACCGCCTGGCCCAGCTTGGGCGTGAAGCCGACATAGACCTGGGGTTCCTCGTCATCCAGGAAAACGTAGTCGATGTATTCGTCGGGGTAGAGCGCATGGGCGCGGGCGACGATGGTGTCGAGGCTGGCGTCGGGCGTGCCCTCGGCCACCTGCGCCACGGGCTTGCCCTCGTCGAGCAGGTGCTCGATCTCGTGGTGGAAGACCAGGGGCAGGCCGGTGATGCAGATGATCAGCAGGAAAAGCGTACAGACCAGGCTGGTCCATTTATGGACCAGGTACCAAGTCTTGATGGTCGACGCTGTACTCATGGAATAGTGGAAGTAGGTCTAAAAGCGGAAAAGTATCACGAATAATATTTATTCTCATCAGTTTTTTGTAAGCTGGGCATGCGCGCCCGCGCCGGCCGGCCCGCCGCCATCCGGGTTACAGTGACCGTACCGCTTTTTTCCAGGGATCCGGCCCTGGCTTGCGATGGCCCCGAACCTGCAGTACCCCGCTTTCCTGCGCCTGCCGCGCAACCCCGCCGGACGCGACTTCGCCGTGGGCGATATCCATGGCCATTTCTCCCGCCTCGAGCAGGCGCTGGACGAATGCGGCTTCGATCCGCGGCGCGACCGCCTGTTCTCGGTGGGAGACCTGATAGACCGGGGGCCGGACAGCGAGGCCGCGGTGCAATGGCTGGCGCATCCGTGGTTCTACGCCGTGCAGGGCAACCACGAGGACTATGCCATCCGCCATGTGCGCACCGGCCTGGTCGACCAGGACAATTGGCGCAGCTATGGCGGCGGCTGGTTTCTCGATGCCGCGCCCGAGCGCCAGCGCGCCTGGGCCGGCGCGTTCGCGGCCTTGCCGGTGGTGATCGAGGTGGCGACGCAGGCCGGCCCGGTGGGCTTGCTGCACGCCGATTGCCCGGTGCGGGACTGGAGCCGGCTCGAGTATTTCCTGCAGGCGCGGCCCAAGCGGGCGCGCTCGGTCTGCCAGTGGTCGCGCGAGCGGCTGGCCAGCGGCGACGCGCGCGGCGTGGACGGCATCCGCGCCGTGGTGGCGGGCCATACGCCGGTCAGCGAGCCCGTGGTGCTGGGCAATGTCTATCACATCGACACCCAGGGCTGGCGTCCGCATGGCTATTTCACCTTGCTCGACCTCTGTACGCTGAGCGCCTGGCCGCGCCCGGCGCAGGCCGGCGCGCCGGCCGCGCGCGGCTGAGCTAGATGTGAACTGTCAATAGGTTGTATTCGTCCAGGTTGAGTCTGGAGATGG
It encodes:
- a CDS encoding aldo/keto reductase, encoding MEYVRLGSTGLKVSRLCLGCMTYGEPARGNHAWTLDETQSRPFFRQALDAGINFFDTANSYSDGTSEEFLGRALREYVPRDEVVVATKVFFPLRKEPNSGGLSRKAIMREIDASLRRLGTDYVDLYQIHRWDYDTPIEETLQALHDVVKAGKARYIGASSMHAWQFAKALYLADRHGWTRFSTMQNHYNLLYREEEREMLKLCRAEGVGVLPWSPLARGRLTRDWAEGSARADTDDVLKRLYSATEQADRGVIDAVGEVAAQRGVSRAQVAMAWLLRQPAVTAPIVGASKPRHLEDAVAALALRLTDEEAARLEAAYAPHPVAGFA
- a CDS encoding PepSY-associated TM helix domain-containing protein, which produces MSTASTIKTWYLVHKWTSLVCTLFLLIICITGLPLVFHHEIEHLLDEGKPVAQVAEGTPDASLDTIVARAHALYPDEYIDYVFLDDEEPQVYVGFTPKLGQAVEAGHAVRVDARTGDILHDGPKYSADRFSFMGIMLALHVDLYAGLAGELFLGLMGLLFVIAIVSGVVLYGPFMKKLDFGTVRASRSNRLKWLDLHNLLGIVTLVWAFVVGLTGVINELSTPLFRLWQQTELQAMTAPYQGKPVPRPAELSAPQRAADTALAAVPDRALTGISYPGNAFGSPQHYIVWLKGNTPLTSKLNTPVLVDGKTGELAAVARMPWYLTVLELSRPLHFGDYGGMPLKIIWALLDLITIVVLGSGLYLWLARRKATDARVAELVRRHQQAAEPQRTPA
- a CDS encoding metallophosphoesterase, with the protein product MAPNLQYPAFLRLPRNPAGRDFAVGDIHGHFSRLEQALDECGFDPRRDRLFSVGDLIDRGPDSEAAVQWLAHPWFYAVQGNHEDYAIRHVRTGLVDQDNWRSYGGGWFLDAAPERQRAWAGAFAALPVVIEVATQAGPVGLLHADCPVRDWSRLEYFLQARPKRARSVCQWSRERLASGDARGVDGIRAVVAGHTPVSEPVVLGNVYHIDTQGWRPHGYFTLLDLCTLSAWPRPAQAGAPAARG